The Nostoc sp. UHCC 0926 nucleotide sequence ATATAGAATTAACCGCCGAATTCAGTCATCCATCCTTACGTTCCGGTGCTAATGCAGCATTTACAGTACAGGTGAACAACGAAGAAAGGCTAGTAATCGTACAAGAATTAGAGTTTCGCGCCAAACCAAATTTAGTGGAAGTAGCTAGCGCAATTCGGCAAGCTATTACTGAAGAATATGAAGTACAAGTTTATGGTGTAGTTTTAATTAAACCAGGTAGTATACCTAAAACTTCTAGCGGTAAGATTCAACGTCATGCAACTCGCACTCAGTTTCAAAATAGCGAACTGAATATAGTTGAAAGTGATATTCTCAAGATTAGTGATATTACCAGAAAGGAAACTCAATTACAACGTTCTGAACTTTTGGCGCTTTCCCCAAAGGAGTGTCAACCGATTCTAGAATCTTATTTAATTGAACTCTTAGCGGGAGTACTTTCCATAGCACCAGATGATATTAGTTCTGAAGAAGCATTAAGCACTTTGGGACTTGATTCTTTAAAAGTATTTGAGTTGAAAAACCGGATTGAGGTTGATTTAGAGGTAGAAGTATCAGTAGCAGACTTCTTTGAAGGAATGAGTACGCGATCGCTAGCTACAAAGATCCTCGCTCAACTGACAACAGATGCACTACCGTTAACATCCCTTACCCAACCAGAAAAAACTACATCCATTCAGCCTCTGTCTTTTGCCCAGCAGGGATTATGGTTTATCAATCAGCTAACTCCTGATAGTCCTACATATAACATTCCTATAGTTATTAGCTTAAAAGGTTGCATTAATTTAGCAGTCTTACAAGATAGTCTTAATGAAATTATTAGACGACACGAAGTATTACGGACAAGCTTTGTAGTGGTTGATGGACAACCAGCCCAAGTTATAAATCAAGTGCCACCTTTAACTTTGGCGGTCAAAGATTTGCGTTCTCTTTCTGATAGTGAACGCACTCAAGAAGCACAACGTTTAGCTACAGAATTCGCACAGCAGCTATTTGACTTATCTGATCAATCGCTTTTGCGGATTAAAGTTTTAAAATTAAATGATAAAATTTATCAATTGTTGGTCATTCTGCATCATATAATTGCAGATGGTTGGTCTATAGGTATTCTGATTAAAGAACTAGCTGCACTATATGAAGCATTCTCCAGGGACAAATCACCACTTCCTGAATTACCCATTCAGTATAGAGATTTTATCAATTGGCAACGAAAATGGCTTGATGGCGAACGCATTCAACCAAAACTTGCCTATTGGAAACAAAAGTTAAGCGGTGAGCTACCTGTACTGAATTTACCAACGGACCGGGCGCGATCGCCAGTTCAAACATTCAAAGGCGCTCAAAGCAAATTAGTTCTTTCTCAAACTCTGACAAAAGAGCTAAAAAATTTGAGCCGTCATTCGGGAGTAACTCTGTTTATGACGTTATTGACAGCCTTCAAAACCTTGCTGTATCGCTACACAGGTCAGACTGATATTTTAGTCGGTTCGCCAATTGCCAATCGTAACAGAGCAGAAATAGAAGGATTAATTGGATTTTTTGTCAATGTTTTAGTCCTGCGTACAGACCTTTCTGGCGACCTAAGTTTTCAGGAGTTGTTAGGGCGGGTGAAGTCTACAGCTTTAGAGGCTTATGTTCATCAAGACTTACCTTTTGAGAAGTTAGTAGAGGAGCTACAGCCAAATAGAGACTTGAGTTACAATCCACTATTTCAAGTGATGTTCGTTCTCCAGAATGTGCCAATATCAAATCCCAGACTGTCAGATGTCTCTATTACTTATCAGGAGAGTTACAACGGGACATCAAAGTTTGATTTGACATTGTTTATGGAGGATTCCGAGCAAGGGTTGGTTGCAACTTGTGAGTACAACACGGATTTATTTAATGCAGAGACTATTACCCGAATACTGGGACACTTCCAGACTTTACTGTCAAGCATAGTTAGCGATCCCGAACAACGCATTTCAGATTTGCAATTACTGACACCATCTGAAGTACGACAGTTATTAGTTGAGTGGAATAACACCAAGACAGACTATTCTCAAGATAAGTGCATTCATCAATTATTTGAGGCACAGGTAGAGAAAACACCATCTGACATTGCCGTCATATTTGAAAATCAACAATTAACCTACCAGCAGTTAAACGACCAAGCGAATCAACTAGCACACTACTTACAAGAACTAGGGGTGAAGCCAGAAGTAATTGTAGGTGTCTGCATGAAGCGCAGCCCAGAAATGCTGATTGCATTGTTGGCTATTTTAAAAGCTGGCGGGGCTTATGTACCCCTAGACCCAGCCTATCCCCAGGAACGCTTAACTTTCATGGTAGAAGACAGTCAGACCAAGGTACTGCTGACTCAAAGCCATCTAGTTGAATTATTTGCTAAATCGAATGTGCATATTGTCTGTATCGATAGAGATTCACAATTACTTAGCCAACAGAGTAGAGACAATCTGTTTAGTGAAGTACAACCTAATCACCTAGCTTATGTCATCTATACTTCTGGTTCTACAGGTATACCAAAAGGTGTTGCTATAGAACATCAAAGTTGTGTTGCTTTATTAACATGGTCAAGAGAGGTTTTTACAGATGGTGACCTTGCTGGAGTTTTAGCATCAACCTCTATTTGCTTTGATTTGTCAGTATTTGAACTATTTGTTCCCCTCAGTTGGGGTGGTAGAGTGATTCTCGTAGAGAATGCTTTGCACTTACCCTCGTTGGTTACTGAGGTAAGCTTGGTTAATACAGTCCCAAGCATCATTGCAGAATTATTGCAAGTAGATGGTTTACCTCCTTCAGTCAGGACGGTTAATCTTGCTGGTGAACCACTGCAAAATCAACTTGTGCAGCAGATTTATCAAAACGATCGGATTCAGAAGGTTTTGAATCTTTACGGTCCCTCTGAAGATACAACCTATTCCACATTTGCTCAAGTAAATAGAGATAGCAACGTAACTATCGGTCGTCCCATTGCCAATACACAAATTTATCTATTTGATACTAAATTGCAAGCAGTACCAATTGGTGTCCCAGGAGAAATTTATATTGGTGGTGCTGGTTTGGCTAGAGGTTATTTAAACCGACCAGAGTTAACAAAGGAACGGTTTATATCTAACCCGCTCAATAATAAACTTGAATCACGACTATATAAAACTGGAGATTTAGCTCGTTATTTACCAGATGGAAATTTAGAGTACTTGGGGCGAATTGATCATCAGGTTAAGATTAGAGGATTTCGGATTGAGTTAGGTGAAATTGAGAATGCATTGCTCAAACATCCAGTAGTGCGGGAAATTGTTGTTTTGGCGCGAGAAGATAAACCACGTGTTCAAAAATTGGTGGCTTATATTGTTCTTTTAACAGACCAAACAACCACAATTAGTGAACTACGAAGCTATCTCAAAGAACTGTTACCTGAATATATGGTTCCTGGTGTTTTTATCTTCCTAGACACCTTACCACTTTTGCCTAACGGAAAAGTAGACCGTCGTGCTTTACCTGTACCAGAAGCCTTGCGTCCAACATTGACGACTACCTATGAAGTACCCCAGTCGGAAATGGAACAGCAGATAGCAAAGTTTTGGCAAGAAGTGCTACATCTAGATAAAGTGGGTATTCATGATAATTTCTTTGACCTTGGTGGACATTCACTACTGATGATTCAGGTTAATCATAAACTGCGTGCAATTTTGCAGCGAGATATATCAGTTGTCACTATGTTTCAGAACCCAACTATTTACTCACTGGCGCAATATCTAAGTCAACAGCGACAGGTTTCTTTTATAGGAACACGCGATCGCGCTCAAAAGCAAATTGAGGCTATCAATCGTCAAAAGCAGTTGTTGAGCAAACAAGGTAAAAAGAATTATGAATAACGCTACAAATGATCATTTACTAGAAGGTATTGCTGTTATTGGAATGGCAGGACGCTTTCCTAATGCAAAGAATGTTTCTAGTTTTTGGCAGAATTTATGTGATGGAATTGAGTCAATTTCTACGTTTACAGATGAAGAATTAATTGCCTTTGGAGTTTCACCAGAACAGCTTAGTGATCCTAATTATTTAAAAGTTGGAGCCATATTAGAAAATATCGATTTATTTGATGCCTCATTTTTTGGCTTTAATCCTAAAGAAGCGGAAATAACAGATCCGCAGCATCGTTTGTTTTTAGAATGTGCATGGGAAGCACTAGAAAATGCTGGTTATGATTCCCAAAACTGTGAAAGTAGAATTGGTATTTATGCTGGTGCTAGTTTAAATAATTATCAATCATTTAATTTAAACCGTGACCAAATTGGGTCAGCGAACACTTTCCAAAAAATGATCGGTAATGATAAAGATTTTCTTGCTACTCGCGTTTCTTATAAATTAAATCTCACTGGTCCAAGTCTGACGGTACAAACCGCTTGTTCTACTTCCTTAGTTGCAACTTCTTTAGCTTGTCAAAGCTTATTGAATTATCAATGCGATATAGCTTTGGCTGGTGGAGTATCTGTTCGCATTCCCCAAAAAACAGGGTATTTGCATCAAGAAGGGGGAATCTTATCACCTGACGGTCACTGTCGCGCCTTTGATGCCAAAGCAAAAGGAACGATTATTGGTAATGGTGCTGGAGTAGTGGTTTTAAAGCGGTTAGCTGACGCGATCGCCGATGGTGATCATATCTATGCTGTCATTAAAGGTAGCACCATCAATAATGATGGTTCTGGTAAAGTTGGTTACACAGCACCAAGCGTTAACGGACAAGCAGATGTAGTAGCGGAAGCACTGGCTTTAGCTGGTGTGCAACCTGAAACCATTAGCTATATAGAAACTCACGGTTCGGGAACTGTCTTAGGCGATCCCATTGAAATTTCTGCTTTAACAAACGTTTTTCGGGAAAGTACCGATAAAAAGGGATTTTGTGCAATTGGTTCAGTCAAAACGAATATTGGTCATTTAGATGCAGCAGCAGGGGTTACAAGTTTAATCAAAACTGTTTTGGCTCTCAAACAAAAACAAATACCCCCCAGCTTAAATTTTGAAGAACCCAATCCTGAAATTGATTTTGCCAATAGTCCTTTTTACGTCAATACCAAGCTGACGGAATGGAAAACTACTCATACCCCTCGCCGTGCTGGTGTGAGTTCTTTGGGTATAGGCGGGACTAATGCTCACGTAATTCTAGAAGAAGCCCCAACCCTTCCAGAATCTAGCCCTTCTCGTACTTGGCAGTTATTAGTCCTTTCAGCCAAAACAGACTCAGCATTAAAAAGTGCTACTGTCAATCTGGCAGATTTCCTAAAACAGCATCCTGATTTAAACCTCGCGGATGTTGCTTACACGTTGCAGTGTGGACGACAAGCTTTTGAGCATCGGCAGACAGTTGTTTGTCAAGATATTGCAGATGCGATCGCTGCACTTGAAGATCCAAAGCGCTTACTTGCCAGTATTCAAGAAACTGAAGAACGTCCTCTAGCCTTCATGTTTCCAGGGCTGGGTACTCAATATGTCAACATGGCTGGTGAACTTTATCAAGGTGAACCAACATTTCGGCAACAAATTGACTACTGTTGTGAATTTCTCAAACCGCTTCTTGGTCAAGATTTGCGAGATGTCCTGTATCCTATTAGAAACAGTGAGAATGACACTCAGCAAAAACAAAACACTCTTGCTGTTGGGCTAGATTTGCGAAAAATGTTAGGTCGTGGGACAGAACAAGCAGATGTAGCTACTCAAAAACTCAATCAAACTTATCTCACTCAGCCAGCTGTTTTTGTCATTGAGTACGCCTTGTCCCAGTTGTGGATGTCATGGGGAATTCGTCCGGCGGCAATGATTGGTTACAGCATCGGTGAATATGTCGCGGCTACGCTAGCAGAGGTGTTGTCTATTGAAAATGCTTTGACTCTTGTCGCTAAAAGAGCGCAAATGATTCAGGAATTACCAAGTGGCGCAATGTTGGCTGTCCCCCTTTCAGAAGAACAGGTGCATCCTCTGTTGAATGAGAATCTTTCTTTGTCAGCAATCAACAGTTCGCAACAGTGCGTGATTGCTGGAGCCATAGACGCTGTGGATGAATTAGAAAGCAAGTTGACTCAAAAGGGATTAGCCTGTCGGCGTTTGCAAACTTCCCATGCCTTTCATTCAACAATGATGGATGCGATCGCACAACCCTTCACCGACTTGGTAAAAACTGTCACCCTCCATCCACCCAAAATTCCCTATTTATCTAATATCACGGGAACTTGGATTACAGTAGCTGAAGCTACAGATCCCACATACTGGACAAGGCATCTATGCGAAACTGTGCGTTTTGCAGATGGAGTTCAACAATTGTGGAAAAAACAAAATCCAATTCTGTTAGAGGTAGGATCGGGACAGACACTGAGCAGTTTAGCTTTACAGTGTTTGGATAACGGCTCCTCT carries:
- a CDS encoding non-ribosomal peptide synthetase; translated protein: MTPILNKFPEIPHECATIVDILCYRTFQIPHKQAFTFLEDGETQELTLTYHELDRRSRAVAAQLQVLGLSGERAILLYPPGLDYLTAFFGCLYAGVVAVPAYPPSNQRKTPRIQAIITDARASIALTTTAMLSTLQSILPPQTKQGNFHWLTTDNIAQDIEDSWQQPAINADTLAFLQYTSGSTGTPKGVMLSHGNLLHNADVTYQLMEHSPSSKFVSWLPVYHDMGLIGGILQPLYGGFPCILMSPASFLQRPYRWLQAISHYKGTTSGGPNFAYEQCIQRITQEQKETLDLSSWSVAFNGAEPVRQDTLEQFATTFAECGFRPEAFYPCYGMAEATLIVSGGVKTALAQVTTVEKSALSQNQIVEATAQSQDIQSFVSCGESIPQQQILIVNPETLTPCSSGEVGEIWVSGPSVGQGYWNRTEETEQTFHAYLKDTKEGPFLRTGDLGFLDNSELFITGRAKDLIIIRGRNFYPQDIELTAEFSHPSLRSGANAAFTVQVNNEERLVIVQELEFRAKPNLVEVASAIRQAITEEYEVQVYGVVLIKPGSIPKTSSGKIQRHATRTQFQNSELNIVESDILKISDITRKETQLQRSELLALSPKECQPILESYLIELLAGVLSIAPDDISSEEALSTLGLDSLKVFELKNRIEVDLEVEVSVADFFEGMSTRSLATKILAQLTTDALPLTSLTQPEKTTSIQPLSFAQQGLWFINQLTPDSPTYNIPIVISLKGCINLAVLQDSLNEIIRRHEVLRTSFVVVDGQPAQVINQVPPLTLAVKDLRSLSDSERTQEAQRLATEFAQQLFDLSDQSLLRIKVLKLNDKIYQLLVILHHIIADGWSIGILIKELAALYEAFSRDKSPLPELPIQYRDFINWQRKWLDGERIQPKLAYWKQKLSGELPVLNLPTDRARSPVQTFKGAQSKLVLSQTLTKELKNLSRHSGVTLFMTLLTAFKTLLYRYTGQTDILVGSPIANRNRAEIEGLIGFFVNVLVLRTDLSGDLSFQELLGRVKSTALEAYVHQDLPFEKLVEELQPNRDLSYNPLFQVMFVLQNVPISNPRLSDVSITYQESYNGTSKFDLTLFMEDSEQGLVATCEYNTDLFNAETITRILGHFQTLLSSIVSDPEQRISDLQLLTPSEVRQLLVEWNNTKTDYSQDKCIHQLFEAQVEKTPSDIAVIFENQQLTYQQLNDQANQLAHYLQELGVKPEVIVGVCMKRSPEMLIALLAILKAGGAYVPLDPAYPQERLTFMVEDSQTKVLLTQSHLVELFAKSNVHIVCIDRDSQLLSQQSRDNLFSEVQPNHLAYVIYTSGSTGIPKGVAIEHQSCVALLTWSREVFTDGDLAGVLASTSICFDLSVFELFVPLSWGGRVILVENALHLPSLVTEVSLVNTVPSIIAELLQVDGLPPSVRTVNLAGEPLQNQLVQQIYQNDRIQKVLNLYGPSEDTTYSTFAQVNRDSNVTIGRPIANTQIYLFDTKLQAVPIGVPGEIYIGGAGLARGYLNRPELTKERFISNPLNNKLESRLYKTGDLARYLPDGNLEYLGRIDHQVKIRGFRIELGEIENALLKHPVVREIVVLAREDKPRVQKLVAYIVLLTDQTTTISELRSYLKELLPEYMVPGVFIFLDTLPLLPNGKVDRRALPVPEALRPTLTTTYEVPQSEMEQQIAKFWQEVLHLDKVGIHDNFFDLGGHSLLMIQVNHKLRAILQRDISVVTMFQNPTIYSLAQYLSQQRQVSFIGTRDRAQKQIEAINRQKQLLSKQGKKNYE